GCTGGTGGCTATCATTGAAGAACCACCACGTCAAAACCATTGCGATTTATCTTATTATGTAGAGCGACCAACAGATAATTGGTGTAAGCGTGCTTCAATACTTAGCGGGCACAAGGTGACATCAGCCGTTGGCAAAAATAGCAACTTGATAAGTGAGTGGTTACCTACATTGTTAGTGGCGGGATTCGCAGATCGCATTGCTAAAAATCGTGATAACCAAGGCCGTTACTTATTATCCAGTGGCTTAGGGGCTTCATTAGATGAAAACGAGACATTGTTTACTTCTGCATGGTTAATAGCGCCTGTGCTTTGGCAACCTGAAACATCAGCTGATGCGAAAATTGCGTTGGCGCTGCCTATTGATATCGAAACGTTACAAGCAACTTGCCCTGAATTGTTTTATCAGCAGGAAACGGTGGAATGGGATGAACAAAAAGGAACGTTGATTGCTTGGAAAAGATTACAATGTGGGCAACTGGTGATCCAATCGGAAAGGTTAGCAAACCCAAATAGCCAGCAAATTAAACAGGCGTTATTGCATTGGCTTCGTCAAAATGGGCTAGATAGTTTGGATTGGAGCCTATTTGCTCAGCAGTTACGCATTCGTTGTCAATTGGCACAGCAATGGTTTCCAGATATTTCTCTTCCAGCAGTTGATGATGAAACTTTATTAGATTCTTTAGAGTCTTGGTTAGCACCATATCTGGATGGCATTACTCATCGCAAGCAGCTACACGCATTGAATATTGGTGAGTTATTAGAACATCGATTAGATTGGCAACAAAAAAAATGGCTCGATGAGGCATTGCCGACGCATTATTTAGCTGGTTCTGGCAGCAATGTAAGTATTCACTATTTTTTGGAGAAACCGCCCCTAATTGAGATCCGAATGCAAGAAATGTATGGGCAGGCGACGAATCCAACAGTTGCTCATGGTCAAGTGGTGGTGACATTATCATTATTATCACCAGCAATGCGCCCATTACAGATCACACAAGATTTAGGTGCTTTTTGGCAAGGAAGTTATCGCGCAATACAAAAAGAGATGAAAGGACGTTACCCAAAGCATCTGTGGCCTGATGATCCTGCCACTACAGCACCAACCAATAAAACGAAAAAAGCAATTAATTTAGCTAATAATTAATATGATAACTAAATATAAGCAAAACGAGCCGTAAAGAAGCGTAGCTGTTTCGGTTCGTAAGTAAATTTGAGCCCTTGTATGGTTTCTTTTTGTTGATACAAAGCAATAATACCATCGGCAACGAAATCAAGGTGTGCATATGTGTAAACGCGTCTTGGGATAGTTAAGCGGACGGTTTCAAGTTTAGGGAAATAGTTTTTCCTAGTTATTTTATCTCTTCCTGCGGAAACTGTGCCTCGTTCTGTTGTGCGAACACCAGTTTCAAGATAAATACGCGCAGCTAAGCTTTGAGCGGGGAGTTGTTCTTGCGTTAAATGCGGGCAAAAATGTTTAGCATCCAAAAATACAGCATGACCGCCAATAGGCTCAATAATCGGTATATTGGCGGCCTTTAATTTATTGCCTAAGTAGCGAACTTGCAGAATACGATGTTGAATATATTCAAACTGCATTGCTTCTTGCATGCCGATGGCCATTGCCGACATATCACGACCAGTCATGCCGCCATAGGATGGCATACCTTCATATGCAACCACCCACTCGCAAGCCTGTTCAAACAGCTGTTGATTGTTAAGAGCGAGAAACCCTCCTATGTTGACAAGGCAATCTTTTTTACCGCTCATTGTACAGCCATCAGCGTAGCTGAACATTTCGTGAACAATTTCTTTAATGGAGACATCTTGATAGCCGGCTTCTTGTTCTTTGATAAAATAAGCATTTTCGACGCAGCGAGTTGCATCATAAAAAACACGAATATGATGCTTCTCACATAATGCTTTCACATCACGCATATTTTGCATTGATACAGGTTGACCGC
This portion of the Providencia manganoxydans genome encodes:
- a CDS encoding tyrosine phenol-lyase codes for the protein MNYPAEPYRIKSIESISLLSREERIKKIHQAGYNTFLLSSKDIYIDLLTDSGTNAMSDKQWASMMTGDEAYSGSQNFELLKKTAQHLFGFKYIVPTHQGRAAENLLSLITIKPGQYVAGNMYFTTTRFHIEKNGATFIDIINDDAHDAMSNVPFKGNIDLDKLKQLIEEKGAENIAYICLAITVNLAGGQPVSMQNMRDVKALCEKHHIRVFYDATRCVENAYFIKEQEAGYQDVSIKEIVHEMFSYADGCTMSGKKDCLVNIGGFLALNNQQLFEQACEWVVAYEGMPSYGGMTGRDMSAMAIGMQEAMQFEYIQHRILQVRYLGNKLKAANIPIIEPIGGHAVFLDAKHFCPHLTQEQLPAQSLAARIYLETGVRTTERGTVSAGRDKITRKNYFPKLETVRLTIPRRVYTYAHLDFVADGIIALYQQKETIQGLKFTYEPKQLRFFTARFAYI